The window ATTGGTATCCCAGCAACGCTGCTACTATGTGGGCTAGTTGGCTGGATTCTGGCTAGGGCAGTAATTCTGTTGCGCCAAGATCTACCACCAGTTCCTAGAACTGATCTAGGCGATCGACTCATCCTGTTAGCCTATGTGCTGGCCTTCGGCAATTGCATCCTCTTCAACTGCTTTGATGTCACAGCTCTCGATGTCCGAGTGAATGCTATGGGATGGTTACTATTGTCTGCCATAGCTGGCGTAGTTACACAAACTCCCTGGGCTAGAATAAAGGAGCACTGACTAAGAACAGCATCTCAGTAATTGGCTATGGGAGAGCAACCAGGGTCATCCCAGCAAGGGACTTCACTCACTGACAACCGACTCCAAGCAGAGAATTACTATGCGGTATTGCAGCTACCTATAACAGCCTCGATCGAGGACATTCGCCGAGTCTATCGAGAGTTGAGCAAACTCTACCATCCGGATACCACTAATTTGCCTACTGCCTACGCTACTGCTAAGTTTCGGCAACTTAACGAAGCCTATAACGTCCTCAACGACCCTGACAGTCGGCGTGCCTACGATCGTCAGCTTAGTCAGATCCTTCTGCGCACCATGGCAACCTCTAGCCTGACCACGAAGCCAACTCCACCCCGAAAATCCTCGGCATATCTGGATCCTAATGACCGTCCCCTATCCTCTGGTGAAGTGTTTGCGCTGTTTATCATGGCAGTGTCTTTAGTAGCCTGCCTATTGCTTGCGATCGCGATCGGCATTCTGCGTGGCAATACTCCCGCCTATTCCAGCGTACACCCGCTATCATTTGCTTCTGTAAGCATTACTGTACAGCTCACTGCAAATTATAAGGCCTATGACAACACCAACTGCTGATACACCACTTTACAACCATCCCTTACCAGCCATTGAACGCTGGCTAGAAGCAAAGGGGTGCAAACAAGACAGTGAACAACGTCACTGCTGGACGGTGGAATATCCCGATTGGCGGGCCGAGCTGTGGCTAGATCGGGAAGAGTTAACAGTGCGCTATCTCAAAGCCGGAAGTGACGGACGAGACATCCAGCGGGCCTTCCCCTACTCTCTCAGCCGTCAAGACATAGAAGATGCCGTATTTTCGGGGCCTTGAATAGACTCCTCATTAGGCTGGTTATCCACCCCAGGAGTATCAACGTGGGTGTCGACCGACAAATTCAAGCTAGCCTGCTCAGAAGTGGTGACCGAGCTGCCTGATTCATCTGAATGGGCAGCCACAGGCTCAGAAGCATTGCTGGCACTAGCCTCTACCTCCTCATCTGGGAAAATATCAGCCACATCCACCGTCGCAACTTCAGGGGTCTCGTCCACTGGTTCAATCTCGGAGGAAGGAGTAGGCATTTCAGCCGCTTCAACTGCTTCAACATCTGTGTCCGTATCGGTGTCTGTATCAGTGTCCGTATCAGGATGTGTGATTTCAGTAGCCTGCTCCAATGTTTCACTGGCACTGGACAGTTCTGTCTCTGTTGACTCTGCTTCAGGAACTGGATCGCGGTTATCAGATCCATCATCAGATCCATCAGTGGCTTCCTGTAAATCGTCAGTAGTAGTTGCTTCAGGGTCGCTAGCTAGATTTGCAACGTCTATCGACTCTTCAACTCCAGGGACTGCTGATGGTTCTGATGTGTCAGGCTGGTCAGCTTGTGGATCCATCTCCGGTGTAGGTGGGGTTTTAGGTGTGCGATCGAGCACAATCATAGGACGAGACTTTTTCTTTAGTCCCAAATTAATTAATAGTTGCTGCCAGCCATTGGTAAGCTGAGTCAAGAAACCAACTGGTTTAGCTGGCATCGGAGTTGCGATTGGGGCTTCAGCTTCTCCGTCTGCGGCAGGTACCTCAACGGCGGCTGGTATGGTCTCTGCTTGTAACCATTCACTGTCATCGGCGTGGTCATTAGATGGTACTGCTTCAGCCTCAGATGCGATCGGTGCTGCTTCGTTAGTAACTGCTTCAGTTTCCAGTTCAGAAGCGTCTGTGCTGGTCATCTCTGCCTTAGCAACATTACCAGTTACCGATGGTTCCACAGCATCATCAACCTCTACCGATGGGGTTTCCATCGATGGGGTTTCCATAACGGGCTGACGATCGTCCTGCTGATGAAAAGCCTCTAGCTCAGCAGCAACATCCCCATGGCTATCCATAGCATCC of the Cyanobacteriota bacterium genome contains:
- a CDS encoding J domain-containing protein, giving the protein MGEQPGSSQQGTSLTDNRLQAENYYAVLQLPITASIEDIRRVYRELSKLYHPDTTNLPTAYATAKFRQLNEAYNVLNDPDSRRAYDRQLSQILLRTMATSSLTTKPTPPRKSSAYLDPNDRPLSSGEVFALFIMAVSLVACLLLAIAIGILRGNTPAYSSVHPLSFASVSITVQLTANYKAYDNTNC
- a CDS encoding polymerase, which encodes PFTGWGLRNFTPLYLDHTHTYLGHPHNIFLMFTAEIGIPATLLLCGLVGWILARAVILLRQDLPPVPRTDLGDRLILLAYVLAFGNCILFNCFDVTALDVRVNAMGWLLLSAIAGVVTQTPWARIKEH
- a CDS encoding Ycf66 family protein — its product is MLAQLLAIIVGIGSFVLFTDAFLFPEVHRKGDFTWSGVGFVYALVLWVCAGQFTGGILLGQVAGVAFLGWLEWQMISLRWQGIAPDYRARASSLGAILVKTASQLQQIGRSVVDRTPSPKSKPLSEPVAGSTTVATAVSATDAITDAMDSHGDVAAELEAFHQQDDRQPVMETPSMETPSVEVDDAVEPSVTGNVAKAEMTSTDASELETEAVTNEAAPIASEAEAVPSNDHADDSEWLQAETIPAAVEVPAADGEAEAPIATPMPAKPVGFLTQLTNGWQQLLINLGLKKKSRPMIVLDRTPKTPPTPEMDPQADQPDTSEPSAVPGVEESIDVANLASDPEATTTDDLQEATDGSDDGSDNRDPVPEAESTETELSSASETLEQATEITHPDTDTDTDTDTDTDVEAVEAAEMPTPSSEIEPVDETPEVATVDVADIFPDEEVEASASNASEPVAAHSDESGSSVTTSEQASLNLSVDTHVDTPGVDNQPNEESIQGPENTASSMS
- a CDS encoding DUF3143 domain-containing protein, coding for MTTPTADTPLYNHPLPAIERWLEAKGCKQDSEQRHCWTVEYPDWRAELWLDREELTVRYLKAGSDGRDIQRAFPYSLSRQDIEDAVFSGP